A segment of the Oscillatoria salina IIICB1 genome:
CAAACGGTGCAAAACTATTTACAGGATGTTTTGAGTCAAAAAGAGAAAGCCAGGGTAGTCTGGGCGACAGGAAGCTCGCAAATCAAATTTTTGGCAGCTTTAACTGCTTTGGGAGGTGTAAACTGGAATCGTGTCACCTGTTTTCATTTAGACGAATATTTGGGAATAAAAGCGACACATCCGGGTAGTTTTCGTTATTATTTACAGGAAAAGGTCGAAAATATCGTTAAACCGGGGAAATTTGCTTATCTAGAAGGTGACACAAATGAACCATTACAGGAATGCGATCGCTACGCTAAACTTATTCAAGCACAACCGATCGACCTTTGTTTTCTCGGAGTTGGTGAAAACGGACATTTAGCTTTCAATGAACCTTATTTAGCCGATTTTAACGACCCCTATCCGGTCAAACTGGTAAAGTTAACTAAGGAGACTCGTCAGCAACAAGTAGCTACAGGATATTTTCCCAAACTTGCGGCTGTACCCAAGTATGCTTTTACACTTACCATCCCGACAATTTTATCAGCCCGGAAAATTATTTGTCTCGCACCAAAACAACGGAAAAATTCGATTGTTAGAGAGATGCTAACAGGAAAAATTAGTTCCGCTTGTCCGGCTTCGTTTCTACGACGACAAACTAATGCTACCCTATTTTTGGATACAGAAGCTGCGAGTTTACTTTAATCTCGATAAAATTCTCCAGATGTTATCGAGAAATGTTACATTTTAGGATTTTCGAGCGGATTCTCGGCTAATCTAAGCTTGGTAGGTAAGATTTCCCAATAAACCAAAATGATCTGAAGGAAAAACATTGGGTAATTCTGGTGAAATTGGTTCTCTACCGAGCAGTTTAATTGTGTTTGCTTGCCAACCAGGATATGATGAACGAAGTAAGATGCGATCGAAGCGTACTTGCTTGGCTTTTCCTTTCTGCTCTAACCGCATAATATTAATATCAGTATCTTCGGTGTAACCTGCTTCATCACTTCGCAAAACTGACCAAAGATCCTGATAGCTACGGTCAATTTTAGCATTTTCCTCAGTCCAAGAAGAACAAAAATTGAAATCTCCCATTAAAACAGCATAATCTGCATTTTCCATCAGGGGAAATATTTTTGCAAGTTGTCTTTCTCGTCGAGAAGCGAAATATTTTTTGCTTTCCAAATGAACTACACCAATTTGGAATCTTTCTTCATTGATAGATAAACTTGCTACTACCAATTTTCGGTACATCGAACTCGGTAGTTCGTACAAAGCTAGCTGATGAATGGGAATTTTTGAGAGGAGAATAATCCCATAGGGTGTCACAGTTTTTCCCGTAGAGTCGGAAATGTAGTAATTTTCTCTTACCCATTTTTTTTGCAAAACTAGCTGCAAAAAGCTTGGGGTTACTTCTTGTAAACCAATGACATCAGCCGCACAATTTTTGACGATCTTCAATAAGACTTTAGCACGTTCTTGGTGATAGTAATCGTCATACCAGACATTGAAAGTTACCAACCTAAGTTGATTCACTTGGATATTACCAAAATTCCCTTGCTCATCAACCCATAACTGCTGTTCTTGATTAAATCTTTTCGGTTTCAGTTCGACTACTGAATTTAACTCCATTAGAATAACTTTTAATTAGCAATATTTTTAACCCGACCCTA
Coding sequences within it:
- a CDS encoding glucosamine-6-phosphate deaminase translates to MSYLNPQPTKTLTIDSLAVAIYKSPTKLAQAAAQTVQNYLQDVLSQKEKARVVWATGSSQIKFLAALTALGGVNWNRVTCFHLDEYLGIKATHPGSFRYYLQEKVENIVKPGKFAYLEGDTNEPLQECDRYAKLIQAQPIDLCFLGVGENGHLAFNEPYLADFNDPYPVKLVKLTKETRQQQVATGYFPKLAAVPKYAFTLTIPTILSARKIICLAPKQRKNSIVREMLTGKISSACPASFLRRQTNATLFLDTEAASLL
- a CDS encoding endonuclease/exonuclease/phosphatase family protein, which gives rise to MELNSVVELKPKRFNQEQQLWVDEQGNFGNIQVNQLRLVTFNVWYDDYYHQERAKVLLKIVKNCAADVIGLQEVTPSFLQLVLQKKWVRENYYISDSTGKTVTPYGIILLSKIPIHQLALYELPSSMYRKLVVASLSINEERFQIGVVHLESKKYFASRRERQLAKIFPLMENADYAVLMGDFNFCSSWTEENAKIDRSYQDLWSVLRSDEAGYTEDTDINIMRLEQKGKAKQVRFDRILLRSSYPGWQANTIKLLGREPISPELPNVFPSDHFGLLGNLTYQA